One Paenisporosarcina sp. FSL H8-0542 genomic region harbors:
- the glmU gene encoding bifunctional UDP-N-acetylglucosamine diphosphorylase/glucosamine-1-phosphate N-acetyltransferase GlmU — protein sequence MAQTYAVVLAAGQGTRMKSKLYKVLHPVCGKPMVEHVIDHIQGIGAERIVTIVGHGAEKVQDQLGSRSEYALQEQQLGTAHAVLQASEVLGNLSGTTLVICGDTPLIRPETMKALLAHHHETAAKATILTGIPENPTGYGRIIRNAEGHVERIVEQKDASPEEQKVKEINSGTYCFDNESLFAALKLVKNDNSQGEYYLPDVIEILKNQGSIISAYATDDFEETLGVNDRVALSQAETLMRERIVEKHMRNGVTIINPTNTFISADAVIGSDTVLQPGVIIEGVSEIGEDCLIGPNSHITNSRIGHRTTVHSSVVTQSVIGEDTAVGPFAHIRPDSEIGNAAKIGNFVEIKKTKLGNQSKVSHLSYIGDAEVGERVNIGCGTITVNYDGKNKFVTTIDNDSFVGCNSNLIAPVSIGQGAYVAAGSTITKNVPAQALAIGRVRQENKEGYVKKN from the coding sequence ATGGCACAAACATATGCAGTGGTATTAGCTGCTGGTCAAGGTACACGTATGAAGTCCAAATTATATAAAGTACTACATCCTGTCTGTGGCAAACCGATGGTTGAACATGTGATTGATCACATTCAAGGTATTGGAGCCGAACGAATTGTGACAATCGTTGGCCACGGTGCTGAAAAAGTACAGGATCAACTGGGAAGCCGTAGTGAGTACGCACTTCAAGAACAACAACTCGGTACGGCTCATGCAGTATTGCAGGCAAGTGAGGTATTAGGAAATCTATCTGGGACAACTCTTGTCATTTGTGGTGATACTCCGCTGATTCGCCCAGAAACAATGAAAGCGCTTCTAGCACACCATCACGAAACGGCTGCGAAAGCAACGATTCTTACTGGGATTCCTGAAAATCCTACAGGTTATGGCCGCATTATTCGTAATGCAGAAGGACATGTTGAACGCATCGTGGAACAAAAAGATGCTTCGCCTGAAGAACAAAAAGTGAAAGAAATTAACTCTGGCACATACTGCTTTGACAATGAATCCTTATTCGCAGCGTTAAAACTTGTGAAAAATGATAATTCTCAAGGTGAATATTATTTACCGGATGTTATTGAAATATTGAAAAACCAGGGCTCTATCATTTCCGCTTATGCGACAGATGATTTTGAAGAGACTCTAGGCGTAAATGATCGTGTGGCACTATCGCAAGCTGAAACATTGATGCGCGAGCGGATCGTTGAGAAACATATGCGCAACGGTGTAACTATTATTAATCCAACAAATACATTCATCAGCGCGGATGCGGTAATCGGTTCAGATACTGTGTTGCAACCTGGTGTCATAATTGAAGGAGTCAGTGAAATCGGGGAAGATTGCCTGATTGGTCCGAATAGTCATATCACAAACAGCAGAATCGGTCATCGTACAACTGTCCATTCGTCCGTTGTCACTCAAAGTGTTATTGGGGAAGATACGGCTGTTGGTCCGTTTGCACACATTCGCCCAGATTCAGAAATTGGCAATGCTGCTAAAATCGGCAACTTTGTTGAAATTAAGAAAACGAAACTAGGTAACCAATCGAAAGTATCACACCTAAGTTATATTGGTGATGCTGAGGTTGGTGAACGAGTAAATATTGGCTGTGGTACGATTACAGTGAACTATGATGGTAAGAATAAATTTGTTACAACAATTGATAATGATTCATTCGTAGGGTGTAATTCGAATTTGATTGCTCCTGTCAGCATTGGTCAAGGCGCTTATGTAGCAGCTGGATCGACCATTACGAAAAATGTGCCGGCACAAGCTTTGGCAATTGGTCGAGTCCGTCAAGAAAACAAAGAAGGATATGTCAAAAAAAACTAA
- a CDS encoding ribose-phosphate diphosphokinase yields the protein MAYHYADTKLKIFSLNSNHSLAKELADEVGVSLGKISVNRFSDGEVQINIEESIRGCDVFIIQSTSSPVNENLMELLIMVDAVKRASARTVNVVLPYYGYARQDRKARAREPITAKLVANLLETAGATRAIVLDLHAPQIQGFFDILIDHLIAVPILSDYFLEKNIDPSEIVIVSPDHGGVTRARKMADRLKAPIAIIDKRRPRPNVAEVMNIVGNVEGKIAILIDDIIDTAGTITIAANALVESGAKEVYACCTHPVLSGPAIERIDNSVIKELVITNSIELPEEKNSPKIIQLSVAHLLAEAIVRVFEEKSVSTLFD from the coding sequence ATGGCTTACCATTATGCAGATACTAAATTAAAAATCTTTTCATTAAACTCAAACCATTCACTTGCGAAAGAATTGGCGGATGAAGTTGGGGTATCTCTAGGGAAAATTTCCGTAAACCGTTTTAGTGATGGTGAAGTTCAAATAAACATTGAAGAAAGTATTCGTGGCTGTGACGTCTTCATCATTCAGTCAACTTCTTCTCCTGTAAATGAAAACTTAATGGAGCTTTTAATTATGGTAGATGCTGTGAAACGTGCTTCAGCACGCACAGTTAACGTTGTTCTTCCTTACTATGGTTATGCCCGCCAAGACCGTAAAGCACGTGCTCGTGAACCAATCACGGCTAAATTAGTGGCAAACCTTCTTGAAACTGCTGGTGCAACTCGTGCTATCGTGTTAGATTTGCATGCACCTCAAATCCAAGGTTTCTTCGATATTTTAATCGATCATTTAATCGCGGTACCTATTTTGTCTGACTACTTCTTAGAGAAAAACATTGACCCATCTGAAATCGTGATTGTTTCTCCTGATCACGGTGGAGTTACACGTGCACGCAAAATGGCAGATAGATTGAAAGCACCGATTGCCATCATCGACAAACGTCGCCCGCGTCCTAATGTTGCAGAAGTAATGAACATTGTTGGTAATGTGGAAGGCAAAATAGCCATCCTAATCGACGATATCATTGATACAGCGGGTACAATTACAATCGCTGCGAATGCATTAGTAGAAAGTGGCGCGAAAGAAGTATATGCATGCTGTACACATCCTGTATTATCAGGTCCAGCAATCGAACGTATCGATAACTCAGTAATTAAAGAGTTAGTCATCACGAACTCAATCGAATTACCTGAAGAAAAGAATTCTCCAAAAATCATTCAATTGTCAGTTGCCCATCTTTTAGCTGAAGCAATTGTTCGTGTGTTTGAAGAGAAATCTGTCAGCACTTTATTCGATTGA
- a CDS encoding 50S ribosomal protein L25/general stress protein Ctc, whose product MATTVKTQSREIGKRSNLTKLRDEGFVPAVVYGYKTESSSIAVSELDLLKTLREVGRNGVMKLDVDGKPVNVVLSDYQMDVLKGKFVHADFLAINMSDELDVNVTIVITGDSAVVKEGGVLSQPNREVTIKVKPSAIPDSIEVDVSGLAIGETLTVADIRDKSEYNILNEDDFTLVSVSAPRSDEELETTADEPAVAEDGESEEASKIEGQPKAETKE is encoded by the coding sequence ATGGCTACAACAGTAAAAACACAATCACGTGAAATAGGTAAACGATCTAATTTAACGAAATTACGCGATGAGGGCTTTGTGCCTGCAGTCGTATATGGTTATAAAACAGAATCTTCTTCAATCGCAGTTAGCGAATTGGATTTATTAAAAACACTTCGTGAGGTTGGGCGCAACGGTGTAATGAAATTAGACGTTGATGGTAAACCAGTAAATGTAGTATTAAGTGACTACCAAATGGACGTTTTGAAAGGTAAGTTCGTCCATGCTGATTTCTTGGCCATCAATATGTCTGATGAATTAGATGTTAACGTAACGATTGTCATAACTGGCGATTCAGCTGTCGTTAAAGAAGGCGGCGTTTTGAGCCAACCAAATCGTGAAGTTACAATTAAAGTAAAACCTTCTGCAATTCCAGATTCAATTGAAGTAGATGTATCGGGTCTTGCAATTGGTGAGACATTAACAGTTGCTGATATTCGTGATAAATCTGAATATAATATCTTGAATGAAGATGATTTCACGTTAGTATCCGTTTCTGCGCCTCGTTCGGATGAAGAGTTAGAAACTACTGCTGATGAACCAGCTGTAGCGGAAGACGGAGAAAGCGAAGAAGCGTCTAAAATTGAAGGCCAACCAAAAGCAGAAACAAAAGAATAA
- the pth gene encoding aminoacyl-tRNA hydrolase: MKMIIGLGNPGKPYEHTRHNIGFDVVDELANRYNSPLNQIKFKGMYSIVHRPEGKVLLVKPLTYMNLSGECVVPMMDYYEIAEEDIVVIYDDLDLSVGKLRLRQKGSAGGHNGIKSLIHHLGTQNFNRIRVGVDRPPAGMKVPDYVLSRFTSEEKPLMDEALKKSADACEDWLSSPFLEVMNRFNGA; the protein is encoded by the coding sequence ATGAAAATGATTATCGGACTCGGCAACCCGGGGAAACCGTATGAACACACAAGGCATAATATTGGTTTTGATGTGGTGGATGAGTTGGCAAATCGATACAATTCTCCATTGAATCAAATTAAGTTCAAAGGAATGTACTCTATAGTACATAGACCTGAAGGAAAAGTTTTACTCGTTAAACCGCTTACTTATATGAATCTTTCTGGCGAATGTGTGGTCCCGATGATGGATTACTACGAAATAGCAGAAGAAGATATTGTGGTCATTTATGATGACCTGGATCTGTCGGTAGGTAAACTGAGACTTCGTCAAAAAGGCAGTGCAGGCGGGCATAATGGCATTAAATCGTTGATACATCATTTAGGTACACAAAACTTCAATCGCATCCGAGTAGGCGTAGATCGCCCACCTGCAGGCATGAAGGTACCTGACTATGTTTTATCAAGGTTTACATCAGAGGAAAAACCTTTGATGGATGAAGCATTGAAAAAAAGTGCAGATGCCTGCGAAGATTGGTTATCTTCACCTTTTCTTGAAGTGATGAATCGTTTTAATGGTGCATAA
- a CDS encoding anti-sigma-F factor Fin, whose protein sequence is MAIHVKCRHCKTEMGQLSGQSALQHGRVKQMREEFAEEFFTQDEEGTLTVSSICEHCEKSLRDNPNYYAIQKWIQ, encoded by the coding sequence ATGGCAATTCATGTAAAGTGTCGGCACTGCAAGACAGAAATGGGGCAGCTATCAGGCCAATCCGCTCTGCAGCATGGTCGAGTAAAGCAAATGAGAGAAGAATTTGCAGAAGAGTTCTTCACACAAGATGAAGAAGGAACATTAACAGTGTCCAGCATTTGTGAGCATTGTGAAAAATCTCTACGAGATAACCCAAACTACTATGCTATACAAAAGTGGATACAATAA
- the mfd gene encoding transcription-repair coupling factor: protein MEPLHQLFMKDHHIKTLLTDLQTGVDQQLVTGLTGGARPLFIHSMAKETERPILVVSPNLLQAQRLFEDMVKLLGEDEVRLYPADELIAADLSVSSPELRAERIETLDFMLSQKRGVVITPIAGLRRHMPNLAQWRASRLETAIGQEVKMDEWLDQLVAMGYSRQAMVTAPGEFALRGGILDIYPIYLQHPVRLEFFDTEVDSIRTFSAEDQRSIEKLKEVCILPATEFVWTRQQLMILAEKLEESLAGSLKKLKKPETKELLLQHINHDIELLRQGDIPEQMTKYVSILEDHPTFLGDYFAQDGLVLFDELGRIQETTDSLEREEKDWYVSLLEEGKTVHDVKLSFSFKEILGMLDQKKIYFSLFARTFSGISLKKSIAFSCKPMQHFHGQMSVLKNEMERFEAGKFFIFVLAEGNERQKKVKDVLEDYGMDSHVLTKQEAPDQSGIYIIDGEISSGFELPLQRIALMTDEELFKQRPKKKSRPQKMTNAERIKSYSEIKPGDHIVHIHHGIGKYIGIETLEINGIHKDYLHIRYRAEDKLFVPVDQIDQIQKYVASEEREPKLHKLGGADWKKTKTKVSAAVQDIADDLIKLYAKRESEKGHAFEPDQDMQQAFETAFPYEETDDQLRSIEEVKRDMEKERPMDRLICGDVGYGKTEVAIRAAFKAVQDSKQVAFLVPTTILAQQHYETMKERFADFPVEVGLLSRFRSKKQQTETTKGLKAGTIDVVVGTHRLLSKDIVYHDLGLLIVDEEQRFGVTHKEKIKQLKTNVDVLTLTATPIPRTLHMSMIGVRDLSVIETPPANRFPVQTYVMEQNGALVREAIEREMARGGQAFYLYNRVEDMARKVEEIQMLVPEARVGFAHGQMTERELESVILAFLEGDYDVLVTTTIIETGIDIPNVNTLIVQNADRMGLSQLYQLRGRVGRSNRVAYAYFMYQRDKVLTDVAEKRLQAIKEFTELGSGFKIAMRDLSIRGAGNLLGSQQHGFIDSVGFDLYAQMLQEAIEEKQTGVKQEEVLDVEISLPFDAYLPDAYIPDGFQKIQMYKRIKAVESEKDYEDLVDELIDRFGNMPIEAERLMRIARIKVWAKISGVESIKEQHKQLVIKLSKKGTQNTNGAMLVESSMDYGRAVGFQMNNQQQLLVTIDEKKTAKHHPFDVLEAMMKHLPEARKEVNSFVGE, encoded by the coding sequence ATGGAACCATTACATCAATTATTTATGAAAGACCATCATATAAAGACGTTGCTGACAGATCTTCAAACTGGAGTCGATCAGCAGCTTGTGACAGGCCTCACGGGAGGAGCCCGTCCACTATTTATACACTCTATGGCAAAGGAGACGGAGAGACCAATTTTAGTAGTGTCCCCGAATCTATTACAGGCACAGCGATTGTTTGAAGATATGGTAAAGCTGCTAGGTGAAGATGAAGTTCGTTTATATCCAGCTGATGAATTAATCGCGGCAGATTTGTCTGTATCGAGTCCAGAGCTTCGTGCAGAGCGTATTGAAACGCTTGATTTCATGCTGTCCCAAAAACGAGGAGTTGTCATCACACCAATTGCAGGTCTTCGTCGCCATATGCCAAATTTAGCTCAATGGAGAGCGAGTCGCCTAGAAACAGCTATCGGACAAGAAGTGAAAATGGACGAATGGCTGGATCAGTTAGTGGCGATGGGTTACTCCAGACAAGCAATGGTTACCGCGCCGGGAGAGTTTGCTTTGCGTGGAGGTATTTTGGATATTTATCCGATTTACTTGCAACATCCAGTACGTCTTGAATTTTTCGATACTGAAGTGGATTCAATACGCACGTTTTCTGCGGAAGATCAGCGTTCCATTGAAAAGCTGAAAGAAGTCTGTATCCTGCCAGCAACGGAATTTGTGTGGACGCGACAACAACTTATGATTCTGGCTGAGAAATTAGAAGAATCATTGGCTGGTAGTTTAAAAAAATTGAAGAAGCCCGAAACGAAAGAACTTCTGCTTCAACATATCAATCATGACATCGAATTGCTGAGACAAGGCGATATTCCAGAACAAATGACGAAGTATGTATCCATTCTCGAAGACCACCCTACTTTCCTGGGCGATTATTTTGCTCAAGACGGTTTGGTGTTATTTGATGAGCTCGGCCGTATACAAGAGACAACGGATTCATTGGAACGTGAAGAGAAAGATTGGTATGTTTCATTGCTTGAAGAAGGCAAGACGGTTCATGATGTAAAGCTTTCGTTCAGTTTTAAAGAAATTCTTGGGATGTTGGATCAGAAGAAAATTTATTTTTCTTTGTTTGCTCGTACTTTCTCGGGTATTTCATTAAAGAAATCGATTGCGTTTTCTTGTAAACCAATGCAACATTTCCATGGGCAAATGAGTGTCCTAAAAAACGAAATGGAACGGTTTGAAGCCGGCAAGTTCTTTATTTTTGTCTTGGCTGAAGGAAATGAACGTCAGAAAAAAGTAAAAGACGTTTTGGAAGATTACGGGATGGACAGTCATGTCCTTACGAAACAAGAAGCACCAGATCAATCAGGGATATATATTATCGATGGAGAAATTTCGAGTGGTTTTGAATTGCCACTCCAACGAATTGCGTTAATGACGGACGAGGAACTATTTAAACAGCGACCTAAAAAGAAATCACGTCCACAAAAAATGACGAATGCTGAACGAATCAAAAGTTACTCCGAAATCAAACCTGGTGATCATATTGTTCATATTCACCACGGGATTGGGAAATATATAGGCATTGAAACGCTTGAAATCAATGGCATTCACAAAGACTATTTGCACATTCGCTACCGTGCGGAAGATAAATTGTTTGTACCGGTCGATCAAATCGATCAAATTCAAAAATATGTCGCTTCGGAAGAGAGAGAGCCTAAGCTCCATAAGTTAGGTGGCGCAGACTGGAAGAAAACAAAAACTAAAGTCTCGGCAGCAGTACAAGATATTGCGGACGACTTAATAAAACTATATGCCAAACGCGAATCTGAAAAAGGGCATGCTTTTGAGCCTGATCAAGATATGCAGCAAGCTTTTGAAACGGCTTTTCCATATGAAGAAACAGACGATCAATTGCGCTCCATTGAAGAAGTTAAACGTGATATGGAAAAAGAACGACCAATGGACCGCTTGATTTGTGGGGATGTTGGGTACGGCAAGACGGAAGTGGCAATTCGTGCCGCTTTTAAAGCTGTGCAGGACAGTAAACAAGTGGCCTTCCTTGTACCGACGACCATCTTGGCACAACAGCATTACGAAACAATGAAAGAGCGATTTGCCGATTTCCCTGTGGAAGTTGGTTTGTTGAGTCGATTCCGTTCGAAAAAGCAACAAACCGAAACTACAAAAGGATTAAAAGCAGGCACAATCGATGTAGTCGTGGGCACACATCGTTTATTATCAAAAGACATTGTGTATCACGATTTAGGATTGCTTATTGTCGATGAAGAACAACGCTTTGGTGTGACACATAAAGAAAAAATCAAGCAATTGAAAACGAATGTAGATGTCTTGACGTTAACAGCGACTCCAATTCCAAGGACACTACATATGTCGATGATAGGTGTACGTGATTTATCGGTAATCGAAACGCCACCAGCCAATCGTTTCCCGGTGCAGACATATGTAATGGAACAGAACGGTGCATTAGTGCGAGAAGCCATAGAACGTGAAATGGCGCGAGGAGGCCAAGCGTTTTATCTATACAATCGTGTAGAAGATATGGCACGCAAAGTGGAGGAAATCCAAATGCTTGTGCCTGAAGCACGTGTTGGCTTTGCACATGGGCAAATGACTGAAAGAGAGTTAGAGTCCGTCATTCTGGCATTTTTGGAGGGCGATTACGATGTACTCGTTACTACAACGATTATTGAAACAGGGATTGATATCCCTAATGTTAATACACTTATAGTGCAAAATGCAGATCGCATGGGACTCTCTCAACTGTATCAACTAAGAGGTCGTGTCGGCCGTTCAAACCGTGTGGCTTATGCATACTTCATGTACCAACGGGATAAAGTGCTGACAGATGTCGCTGAAAAACGATTGCAAGCTATTAAAGAATTTACCGAGCTCGGTTCAGGATTTAAAATTGCCATGCGTGATTTATCGATTCGCGGAGCGGGGAATCTACTTGGTTCACAGCAACATGGCTTTATTGATTCGGTTGGATTTGATTTATACGCACAAATGTTACAAGAAGCAATCGAAGAAAAACAAACCGGCGTGAAACAGGAAGAAGTGCTTGATGTCGAGATTTCCTTGCCGTTTGATGCCTATTTGCCAGATGCCTACATTCCTGACGGATTCCAAAAAATTCAGATGTATAAACGCATTAAAGCTGTTGAGAGTGAGAAAGACTATGAAGATTTAGTGGATGAATTAATTGATCGTTTTGGAAATATGCCGATTGAAGCAGAACGCTTAATGCGAATCGCCCGTATTAAAGTTTGGGCAAAAATTTCAGGTGTTGAATCGATTAAAGAACAACATAAACAATTGGTCATAAAATTATCGAAAAAAGGCACACAAAATACGAATGGTGCCATGTTAGTGGAATCTTCAATGGACTATGGGAGAGCGGTTGGTTTCCAAATGAATAACCAACAACAATTACTTGTAACAATTGATGAAAAGAAAACTGCCAAACATCATCCATTCGATGTTTTGGAAGCCATGATGAAGCATTTGCCTGAAGCCCGAAAAGAAGTGAATTCCTTTGTTGGGGAGTAA
- the spoVT gene encoding stage V sporulation protein T, which translates to MKATGIVRRIDDLGRVVIPKEIRRTLRIREGDPLEIFTDRDGEVILKKYSPINELGDFAQEYAETLYATLGTPALISDRDEMIAVAGVSKKDYLNRRLSSQAEDILQMRTIVTEKIEKSVEWIPGQVEQVKSYCVAPIIASGDPIGAVYLLSKVHFIGEAEIKAVETAAHFLAKQMEH; encoded by the coding sequence ATGAAAGCTACAGGTATCGTCAGACGAATTGATGACCTAGGCCGTGTCGTCATTCCGAAGGAAATTAGAAGAACGCTTCGTATCCGTGAAGGAGATCCACTCGAAATATTTACGGACCGCGACGGCGAAGTCATTTTAAAAAAGTATTCCCCAATTAATGAACTCGGTGATTTTGCTCAGGAGTATGCTGAAACGCTTTATGCGACACTAGGCACTCCCGCTTTGATTAGCGACCGTGACGAAATGATTGCAGTAGCAGGTGTATCGAAAAAAGATTATTTGAACCGTCGACTGTCTTCTCAAGCGGAGGACATTCTACAAATGCGAACCATCGTGACGGAAAAAATCGAAAAATCGGTAGAATGGATTCCGGGACAAGTAGAACAAGTCAAATCGTATTGTGTAGCACCAATCATTGCTAGTGGTGATCCAATCGGCGCGGTCTACTTACTCTCAAAAGTTCACTTCATCGGTGAAGCCGAAATCAAAGCGGTAGAAACAGCAGCCCATTTCCTAGCCAAACAAATGGAACACTGA
- a CDS encoding polysaccharide biosynthesis protein has translation MNNEWTMQKFMKGTVLLTIAALIVKALSAVYRIPFQNIVGDQGFYIYQQVYPFIGVLTVWTSYGFAVAISKLLADAHDQPESNQRVTILRTAFIYLSVISIISFSLLFSGADVLARWMGDGELAQLLRTGSFVVLLMPVLALLKGSFQAEGRMEPVAYGQVVEQTVRVTVILVGTFIVVKTGASLYVAGSTALLGAIVGEIAGIVLLLLFVSKKNKHEVGMRVHKHVKVGPIIKDLTIISLSVSMSSLILLFFQLVDSFTIFSSLTETGMDRITAMETKGTYDRGLPLVQMGILIASTLSLSIVPLIAHTTQKKTGRNAIPYAQLTFRIALLFGTAATLGLILVLPPVNEMLFETRDLSATLMVFCIQIFWLSLILTMTSLLQGLGKVVLPAFLLIVGLVLKWLCNAWLLPKMGIMGAAIASNVGFAFIAISLYVYVYSIWKIRFANTRFYVHLSVASLLMICSVLTWMYVADGWLFDGLSSRFAAMLTALTSVGLGATVFLLYIAKSRIIAEKEWFLLPLGRRMAMIQLWFYGKKRKW, from the coding sequence ATGAACAACGAATGGACGATGCAAAAATTTATGAAGGGCACAGTTTTATTAACCATTGCCGCCTTAATCGTCAAAGCGCTAAGCGCAGTCTACAGAATCCCTTTTCAAAACATTGTGGGAGATCAAGGGTTTTACATATACCAGCAAGTCTATCCATTCATTGGAGTGCTAACCGTTTGGACATCGTATGGCTTTGCGGTAGCCATTTCAAAACTATTGGCAGATGCACATGACCAACCAGAATCCAATCAACGAGTAACTATTTTACGAACTGCTTTTATTTATTTAAGCGTAATATCAATCATCAGTTTTTCCTTGTTGTTTTCGGGAGCCGATGTGCTTGCCCGTTGGATGGGGGATGGGGAACTTGCGCAATTACTACGTACTGGCTCTTTTGTCGTATTATTGATGCCTGTGTTGGCTTTGTTGAAAGGATCTTTTCAAGCGGAAGGTCGAATGGAGCCAGTCGCTTATGGACAAGTAGTGGAGCAAACGGTTCGGGTGACGGTTATTTTAGTCGGAACATTTATTGTGGTGAAAACAGGCGCGTCTTTGTACGTTGCCGGAAGCACTGCTTTGTTAGGTGCTATCGTTGGTGAGATTGCAGGCATTGTGTTGCTTTTATTATTTGTTAGTAAAAAAAACAAACATGAAGTAGGAATGAGAGTTCATAAGCACGTTAAAGTTGGACCCATTATCAAGGATTTGACCATTATTAGCTTAAGTGTCAGCATGAGCTCGCTCATTTTACTTTTTTTTCAACTGGTTGACTCTTTTACAATCTTCAGTAGTTTGACGGAAACAGGGATGGACCGAATAACTGCAATGGAAACGAAAGGCACGTATGACAGAGGATTGCCCCTTGTCCAAATGGGCATTCTCATCGCTTCAACCTTGTCACTTTCCATCGTTCCGTTGATTGCTCACACAACGCAAAAGAAGACAGGACGAAATGCGATTCCATATGCGCAATTAACGTTTCGAATTGCCCTTTTATTTGGAACCGCAGCCACACTGGGACTAATTCTAGTGTTACCGCCAGTTAATGAAATGTTGTTTGAAACAAGAGATTTATCCGCCACATTGATGGTATTTTGCATCCAAATCTTTTGGCTTTCATTAATTTTAACGATGACTTCTTTATTGCAAGGGTTGGGGAAAGTGGTCCTTCCTGCATTTTTGCTGATTGTGGGACTCGTATTGAAGTGGTTGTGTAATGCTTGGTTGTTGCCTAAGATGGGAATTATGGGAGCGGCAATTGCCAGTAATGTTGGCTTCGCCTTCATTGCAATCAGTTTATATGTCTATGTCTATTCAATTTGGAAGATTCGTTTTGCGAATACCAGATTTTATGTTCATTTAAGTGTCGCTTCATTATTAATGATTTGTAGCGTATTAACATGGATGTATGTAGCCGATGGTTGGTTATTTGATGGACTTTCCAGTCGCTTCGCCGCGATGTTGACGGCCCTCACAAGCGTGGGTTTAGGTGCAACTGTATTTTTGCTTTACATCGCCAAAAGTCGAATAATTGCCGAGAAGGAATGGTTCTTATTACCGCTCGGACGAAGAATGGCCATGATTCAATTGTGGTTTTACGGTAAAAAAAGAAAGTGGTGA